In a single window of the Malaciobacter mytili LMG 24559 genome:
- a CDS encoding recombinase RecT, with product MGSLSQYATKVVADRKENSISTIRKLLEIKKEEIVSFGVEFERFKSTLIRLFANSDLNECSPMSVVDAAMKVASLNLDLDPTLAQAYVIARYNNKEKCKIATFMIGYQGLLELARRSGDVKKIETHIVWENERYQYYVGENGTVIEHYPLRPSKRGKERIAVYVLAYLVNGEIYKEWVWDEEVIEIKNMSLSSIKPDKQRYSPWAANVISEDGMWKKTAIRRCMKYLPKSKELIKFLEEEDNYNSDNSTLIDVNIENNENKPNVQNTVVKPQTVERQQVQNTVVKPQTVERQQVQNTVVKPQTVERQQVQNTVVKPQTVERQQVQNTVVKPQTVERQQVQNTVVKPQTVERQQVQNIDPFANVIEENFDELSIF from the coding sequence ATGGGAAGTTTATCACAATATGCAACAAAAGTTGTTGCTGATAGAAAAGAAAACAGTATTAGTACAATAAGAAAATTATTGGAAATAAAAAAAGAAGAAATAGTTTCATTTGGAGTTGAATTTGAAAGATTTAAATCAACACTAATTAGATTATTTGCAAATAGTGACCTAAATGAGTGTTCTCCAATGTCTGTTGTTGATGCAGCTATGAAAGTTGCTAGTTTAAATCTAGATTTAGATCCTACTCTTGCACAAGCTTATGTAATTGCTAGATACAACAATAAAGAAAAATGTAAAATTGCAACATTTATGATTGGTTATCAAGGTTTATTAGAACTTGCACGTAGAAGTGGAGATGTAAAGAAAATTGAAACTCATATTGTTTGGGAAAATGAAAGATATCAATATTATGTTGGAGAAAATGGTACTGTTATAGAGCACTATCCTTTACGTCCATCAAAACGTGGAAAAGAAAGAATTGCAGTTTATGTTTTAGCATATTTAGTCAATGGTGAAATTTACAAAGAATGGGTATGGGATGAAGAAGTAATTGAAATAAAAAACATGTCTTTAAGTTCAATTAAACCTGACAAACAAAGATATTCACCTTGGGCTGCAAATGTCATATCAGAAGATGGAATGTGGAAGAAAACAGCCATTAGAAGATGTATGAAATATTTGCCAAAATCAAAAGAATTAATTAAATTTTTAGAAGAAGAAGACAATTACAATAGTGATAACTCTACTCTTATTGATGTAAATATAGAAAATAATGAAAACAAGCCAAATGTGCAAAACACAGTTGTAAAACCTCAAACAGTTGAAAGACAACAAGTGCAAAACACAGTTGTAAAACCTCAAACAGTTGAAAGACAACAAGTGCAAAACACAGTTGTAAAACCTCAAACAGTTGAAAGACAACAAGTGCAAAACACAGTTGTAAAACCTCAAACAGTTGAAAGACAACAAGTGCAAAACACAGTTGTAAAACCTCAAACAGTTGAAAGACAACAAGTGCAAAACACAGTTGTAAAACCTCAAACAGTTGAAAGACAACAAGTGCAAAACATTGATCCATTTGCAAATGTTATCGAAGAAAATTTTGATGAACTTTCAATTTTTTAG
- a CDS encoding single-stranded DNA-binding protein: MYNKVLMVGNLTRNIELRYLPSGSAVAKSAIATSYKYKTATGEQKEEVCFMDFTIFGRSAEVANQYLKKGSKVLLEGRLIFEQWAAQDGSNRSKHSLRVDNMKMLDTKSENSEEQNRPKNQYPQNTQYQQNTQQYQSKQNMNYNSVSENNFSYVENIPEIDINEDEIPF; encoded by the coding sequence ATGTATAATAAAGTATTAATGGTAGGAAATCTTACTAGGAATATTGAGCTTAGATATTTACCAAGTGGTTCTGCGGTAGCAAAATCTGCAATTGCAACAAGTTATAAATATAAAACTGCAACAGGTGAGCAAAAAGAAGAAGTTTGCTTTATGGATTTTACTATTTTTGGAAGGTCTGCTGAAGTTGCTAATCAATATTTAAAAAAAGGCTCTAAAGTCTTACTTGAAGGAAGATTGATATTTGAACAGTGGGCTGCACAAGATGGTTCTAATAGAAGTAAACACTCATTAAGAGTTGACAATATGAAGATGCTTGATACAAAGAGTGAGAATTCAGAAGAACAAAATAGACCAAAAAATCAGTATCCGCAAAATACACAATATCAACAGAATACACAACAATATCAATCAAAACAGAATATGAATTATAATTCAGTCTCAGAAAATAACTTTAGTTATGTAGAGAATATTCCTGAA